In the genome of Hemitrygon akajei unplaced genomic scaffold, sHemAka1.3 Scf000043, whole genome shotgun sequence, one region contains:
- the LOC140720479 gene encoding C-type lectin domain family 2 member B-like, whose protein sequence is MNRTQRQYQQQVYKLNSTLESRTSENSRLHLSQRNCLKNLSALSNNVTILEKNITTLNSDLSELNRTHSDLRHQFNQLEMTYRHITENKAQICQYLTRRRETTCPHDWIKKEDRCYFISVISKSYDGAMGHCSEHDSRLLEIDSDEEKKFVSSAVYRYVTYWIGKCADRNVASDLLYELNYGSPTCRKCESQGWNYHSSYSCKRNFRFICEKSAPFYPDVPEEIRGLCQHPVGPTSIK, encoded by the exons ATGAACAGGACCCAGCGCCAATATCAACAACAAGTCTACAAGTTGAACTCCACCCTTGAATCCAGAACATCCGAGAACTCCCGCCTGCATCTCTCTCAGAGAAACTGTCTGAAGAATCTTTCCGCCCTCAGCAACAACGTCACTATCCTCGAAAAGAACATTACTACCCTCAACTCGGATCTCTCGGAGCTGAATCGAacgcacagcgatctccgtcatcAGTTCAATCAGCTCGAAATGACGTACAGACACATCACCGAAAACAAAGCTCAGATTTGTCAGTACCTCACCAGGAGAAGAG AGACGACGTGTCCCCATGACTGGATCAAAAAAGAGGACCGGTGTTATTTCATATCCGTGATCTCAAAATCTTATGATGGAGCGATGGGACATTGTTCAGAACACGATTCGAGGCTCCTCGAAATAGATTCAGACGAGGAAAAG AAGTTTGTTTCCAGTGCTGTCTATCGATACGTaacatactggattggaaaatgcgcgGACAG GAATGTGGCCTCTGATCTTCTGTACGAATTGAACTATGGATCGCCCACCTGCCGTAAGTGCGAATCGCAAGGATGGAATTACCATTCCAGTTACAGTTGCAAACGTAATTTCagattcatctgcgagaagtcggCACCTTTTTACCCGGATGTTCCTGAAGAGATCCGAGGTCTCTGTCAACACCCTGTTGGGCCAACTTCAATCAAATGA